One part of the Orenia metallireducens genome encodes these proteins:
- a CDS encoding DMT family transporter, with protein MRERDIFTNKYLVPLLAILACLLWGTAFPSLKLSYEALEIGKDDYFLKMLFASYRFFIASLLLLSYQVLSKGKKSFKLKIINFQPLLFLGLLQTTLQYFFFYNGLANTTGAKASILGTTGTFLTVILAHFIYENDKLNLQKGVGLVVGLLGVIIVNLKQRSFDFSFTFLGEGFLISSAIVATIASIIAKSLTRRIDPMLVTAYQMLVGSVTLFLISITKVKPLSLNFTSSTFLLLIYLAMVSAVGFALWYTLIKYNPLGYITIYKFVIPVSGVFFSSLLLVEESLNFNILAALILVSVGIVIINYKKRVVDVERV; from the coding sequence ATGAGAGAAAGAGATATTTTTACTAATAAATATTTAGTACCATTATTAGCAATTTTAGCTTGTCTACTATGGGGGACTGCTTTTCCATCTTTAAAGCTAAGTTATGAGGCGTTGGAGATAGGTAAAGATGATTACTTTTTAAAGATGCTTTTTGCATCTTATCGTTTCTTTATAGCATCATTATTATTGTTAAGTTATCAAGTTTTAAGTAAAGGTAAGAAGAGTTTTAAGCTAAAAATTATTAATTTTCAGCCCCTATTGTTCTTAGGATTATTACAGACTACTTTACAGTATTTCTTCTTCTATAATGGGCTTGCCAATACTACTGGGGCTAAAGCTTCCATATTAGGCACAACAGGAACCTTCTTAACGGTTATTTTGGCTCATTTCATCTATGAGAATGATAAACTCAATCTTCAAAAGGGGGTAGGATTAGTTGTAGGTCTTTTGGGAGTTATAATTGTTAATTTAAAGCAGAGAAGCTTTGACTTCTCCTTTACTTTCTTAGGAGAGGGATTTTTAATCTCATCAGCGATTGTAGCTACTATAGCCAGTATTATAGCTAAAAGCCTGACCAGAAGAATCGATCCTATGTTGGTGACAGCCTATCAGATGTTAGTGGGTTCAGTTACTTTATTCTTGATTTCAATTACTAAAGTAAAGCCATTAAGCCTAAACTTTACTAGTTCAACCTTCTTATTATTAATTTATTTAGCTATGGTTTCAGCAGTAGGTTTTGCTCTATGGTATACTTTGATCAAATATAATCCCCTAGGTTATATTACTATCTATAAGTTTGTAATTCCAGTCAGTGGAGTATTCTTTTCCAGTTTATTATTAGTAGAAGAGAGTTTAAATTTTAATATATTGGCAGCATTAATTTTAGTATCGGTTGGGATTGTAATTATTAACTATAAAAAGAGAGTAGTAGATGTAGAGAGAGTCTGA
- a CDS encoding M3 family oligoendopeptidase codes for MDLRWSLKELYPSFDSKKFKSDFKRLEDKISEISKLSEDGLDNRDNPIQQAEEYIILLKEIYTLFELLFNFSQLTLSVEAKNQQALKVIESLEEKEVLLTKPSVKFQKWIASLDDLERIIESSKLLTEHKFFLLELAKESKYLLSEEQEILIAKMSSTASKAWEKLYDLLTSTLLVKIEIDGEEKELPLPVIRNMAYEDDLVLRKNAYQAELKSYEQIEESIAAALNGIKGEVLTISEQRGYQSPLEKTLLDSRMEAETLEVMFKAIKEYLPLFHNYYRKKAELLGYNDGLPFYDLFAPIGEAKMRFTYDEARKFIVDNFRSFNDDLANYADNAFAKRWIDAEPRDGKRGGAFCSNIHPIGESRILANFTGSLSDVLTLAHELGHGYHGSCLVDESIINSDYPMPLAETASIFCETIVQKATLDKASKEEVLTILESSISDAGQVIVDIYSRYLFESEVFKRRKESSLSVDELKEMMVDAQKKAYGRGLDHNYLHPYMWLCKPHYYSAELNFYNFPYAFGLLFAKGIYAQYLEKGQEFIQEYNSLLAVSGKNDIINVAKTIGIDVNSIDFWRNSLDIIKRDIEEFLKF; via the coding sequence ATGGATTTAAGATGGAGTTTGAAGGAGTTATATCCCAGTTTTGATTCTAAAAAGTTTAAAAGTGATTTTAAGAGATTAGAAGATAAGATTAGTGAGATTAGTAAATTGAGTGAAGATGGTTTAGATAATAGAGATAATCCTATACAGCAAGCAGAAGAATACATAATCTTATTAAAGGAGATTTATACTTTATTTGAACTGCTTTTCAATTTTTCTCAACTAACTTTGAGTGTAGAAGCTAAGAATCAGCAGGCTCTAAAGGTAATAGAGAGTTTAGAAGAAAAAGAGGTCTTATTAACAAAGCCCTCTGTTAAGTTCCAAAAATGGATTGCTTCTTTAGATGATTTAGAAAGGATAATAGAGTCTTCTAAGCTATTAACTGAACATAAGTTCTTCTTATTGGAATTGGCTAAAGAGAGTAAGTATCTGTTAAGTGAGGAACAAGAGATATTAATTGCTAAAATGAGCAGTACTGCTTCTAAAGCATGGGAGAAGCTATATGATTTATTGACTTCTACTTTATTGGTTAAGATAGAGATAGATGGTGAGGAGAAGGAGTTGCCACTACCAGTTATCAGGAATATGGCTTATGAAGATGACTTAGTTCTTAGAAAAAATGCTTATCAGGCAGAGTTAAAGTCCTATGAACAAATAGAGGAATCTATCGCAGCTGCTTTGAATGGAATTAAAGGTGAAGTACTGACTATCAGTGAGCAAAGAGGATATCAGAGTCCTTTAGAAAAGACATTGCTAGACTCTAGAATGGAAGCTGAGACTTTAGAAGTGATGTTTAAAGCAATCAAAGAGTATTTACCACTCTTTCATAATTATTATAGAAAGAAAGCAGAACTATTAGGGTATAATGATGGATTGCCTTTTTATGATCTTTTTGCCCCAATAGGTGAGGCTAAGATGAGATTTACATATGATGAAGCAAGGAAGTTCATAGTAGATAACTTTAGGAGTTTTAATGATGATTTAGCCAATTATGCCGATAATGCCTTTGCTAAACGGTGGATAGATGCTGAGCCTAGAGATGGGAAGAGAGGGGGAGCCTTCTGTAGCAATATCCATCCAATAGGTGAGAGTAGAATTTTAGCAAACTTTACAGGGAGTTTAAGTGATGTCTTGACTTTAGCCCATGAGTTAGGGCATGGATATCATGGAAGTTGCTTAGTTGATGAGAGTATAATCAATAGTGACTATCCCATGCCTTTAGCAGAGACTGCATCGATTTTCTGTGAGACTATCGTTCAAAAGGCAACATTAGATAAGGCTTCTAAAGAAGAAGTCTTGACTATTTTAGAGAGTTCAATCTCTGATGCCGGGCAGGTAATAGTTGATATTTATAGCCGTTATCTATTTGAGAGTGAAGTCTTTAAGAGAAGAAAGGAGTCATCTTTATCAGTAGATGAGCTTAAAGAGATGATGGTAGATGCTCAAAAGAAGGCCTATGGTAGAGGATTAGACCATAATTATCTACATCCTTATATGTGGTTATGTAAGCCCCATTATTATTCAGCAGAGTTGAACTTTTATAACTTCCCATATGCTTTTGGATTACTTTTTGCTAAGGGTATCTATGCTCAATATTTAGAGAAGGGTCAAGAGTTTATACAAGAATATAACTCTTTATTGGCTGTTAGTGGGAAGAATGATATAATAAATGTCGCCAAAACTATTGGAATAGATGTTAATTCTATAGATTTTTGGCGAAATTCTTTAGATATTATTAAGAGAGATATTGAAGAGTTTCTTAAATTTTGA
- a CDS encoding HD-GYP domain-containing protein: protein MYLASIGDLKEGDILAKNIYTSDGKLLLGAGRRLNKKYINKLDKIGINHIYLKDNRLKELKKEDIEIIPEEIRKEAIIIARDCIKKIIDADTGLNHQEKHQLYRIIADIIDTITINKKILNCIKDIRLLQDELFFHLTNVTVLSLVVGKQLGYEKERLMELGIGAFLHDVGKIKVPLEIINKPGRLTDEEFEEVKKHTTYGYQILGNIEGIPEVSARIAYLHHERCDGSGYPKGISRRYIDEYARIVAIADVFDSMINDRVYRSSIKVKEVIEYLYTTFTENKMDRELVERFLRMVTPYPIGTKVKLNIGCEAVVTRVNETMKLRPVVKVLNFSGLDRDFIIDLSKDLNIDIIEEIV from the coding sequence ATGTATCTAGCTAGCATAGGTGACTTAAAAGAAGGGGACATATTAGCTAAGAATATATATACTTCAGATGGCAAATTACTATTAGGTGCAGGAAGAAGACTGAATAAGAAATATATCAATAAATTAGATAAAATTGGTATTAACCATATCTATCTTAAAGATAATAGATTAAAAGAGTTAAAGAAAGAGGATATTGAGATAATACCAGAAGAGATTAGAAAAGAAGCAATAATTATAGCTAGGGATTGTATTAAGAAGATAATTGATGCTGATACTGGATTGAATCATCAGGAAAAACATCAATTATACAGAATAATTGCAGATATTATTGATACTATAACTATTAATAAGAAAATCCTTAATTGCATTAAGGATATCAGATTATTACAAGATGAGCTATTCTTCCATCTAACCAATGTGACGGTACTTTCTTTAGTAGTTGGAAAGCAATTGGGCTATGAGAAAGAGAGGTTAATGGAGTTAGGGATAGGTGCTTTTTTGCATGATGTAGGTAAGATAAAAGTTCCTTTAGAGATTATAAATAAGCCTGGCAGGCTTACTGATGAAGAGTTTGAAGAGGTTAAGAAACATACGACTTATGGATATCAGATTTTAGGCAATATAGAAGGTATTCCAGAAGTATCTGCTCGTATTGCTTATTTGCACCATGAGAGATGTGATGGTTCTGGTTATCCTAAAGGAATAAGTAGAAGGTATATTGATGAATATGCTAGAATTGTAGCTATCGCCGATGTCTTTGATTCTATGATTAATGATAGGGTTTATCGTAGTTCAATTAAAGTCAAAGAGGTAATTGAGTATTTGTATACTACCTTTACAGAAAATAAGATGGATAGAGAGCTAGTGGAGAGGTTTTTAAGGATGGTAACCCCTTATCCAATAGGAACCAAGGTTAAACTAAACATTGGTTGTGAAGCAGTAGTTACTAGAGTAAATGAGACTATGAAGTTAAGACCAGTAGTTAAAGTCTTAAATTTTAGTGGTCTAGATAGAGACTTCATAATTGACTTATCAAAGGATTTGAATATTGATATTATAGAGGAAATAGTTTAG
- a CDS encoding cupin domain-containing protein, with product MAHIFNEENISYKLKESKIPEFSWHSSQELSKIVNSQNLKFDLRMLDSGKYSYPYHFHRNAEEIFIILSGKAMLRTPKKFVELNEGDIIFFEMGPEGAHQLYNHTQKPCKYLDIRTDIGIDVCEYPDSNKINILPYQEVYQKNSTVDYFKGEDKVKEKWGEKFSR from the coding sequence ATGGCTCATATTTTTAATGAAGAGAATATTAGCTATAAGCTCAAAGAATCAAAGATTCCAGAATTTTCTTGGCATAGCAGCCAAGAACTATCAAAAATAGTCAACTCCCAAAACTTAAAATTTGACCTAAGGATGCTTGATTCAGGTAAATACTCTTATCCATATCATTTTCACAGAAATGCCGAAGAGATATTTATTATATTAAGTGGCAAAGCAATGCTTAGAACACCAAAGAAATTTGTAGAATTAAATGAAGGTGATATTATATTTTTTGAGATGGGACCTGAAGGTGCTCACCAATTATATAATCATACCCAAAAGCCCTGTAAATACCTTGATATCAGAACCGACATTGGGATAGATGTATGTGAATATCCAGATTCAAATAAAATAAACATATTACCTTATCAAGAGGTATATCAAAAAAATAGCACTGTTGATTACTTTAAAGGTGAAGATAAAGTCAAGGAAAAGTGGGGAGAAAAATTTTCTAGATGA
- a CDS encoding tRNA 2-thiocytidine biosynthesis TtcA family protein, whose protein sequence is MKLSLPKSYTRKIARAIAEFGLIEEGDNILVGFSGGKDSSLLLYALAVLQRSMGINFKVSALTIDLGFEENAEFKEMKDYCKSLEVPYYIERTKISEVITDEATKNPCAKCAYFRKGAISKFMKEHGFNKIAYGHHYDDAVETFLMSILYSGQVKTFEPKSYLDNSDIYVIRPLIYLREKETREAKKITGFEPILSPCPHDGETKREEIKQLLRSFDDSKQIFYNVAAAMRAGAPLQLWPQKLADKELLEITNKLWKG, encoded by the coding sequence ATGAAATTATCATTACCAAAAAGTTACACCAGAAAGATTGCAAGAGCGATAGCAGAGTTTGGCTTGATAGAAGAAGGTGATAATATTCTAGTTGGCTTCTCAGGAGGCAAAGATAGTTCTTTACTATTATATGCTCTGGCAGTCTTACAAAGGAGTATGGGAATTAATTTTAAGGTAAGCGCTTTAACTATTGATTTGGGCTTTGAAGAGAATGCAGAGTTTAAAGAAATGAAAGATTATTGTAAGAGCTTGGAAGTGCCTTATTATATTGAAAGAACTAAAATATCTGAGGTCATTACCGATGAGGCTACTAAAAACCCCTGTGCTAAATGTGCTTATTTTAGAAAAGGGGCAATCTCTAAATTTATGAAAGAGCATGGTTTTAATAAGATTGCTTATGGGCACCATTATGATGACGCAGTAGAGACATTTTTGATGAGCATCCTCTACTCTGGACAGGTTAAGACCTTTGAACCAAAGAGTTATTTAGATAATAGTGATATCTATGTAATCAGACCTTTAATTTACTTAAGGGAGAAAGAGACCCGTGAAGCTAAAAAGATTACTGGTTTTGAACCTATTCTAAGTCCTTGCCCCCATGATGGTGAGACTAAAAGAGAAGAGATAAAACAGTTGCTACGAAGCTTTGATGATAGTAAACAGATATTTTATAATGTAGCAGCGGCTATGAGAGCAGGTGCTCCCTTACAGCTATGGCCTCAGAAGTTAGCTGATAAGGAGTTGCTGGAGATAACCAATAAGTTATGGAAGGGCTAA
- the cls gene encoding cardiolipin synthase, translating into MKFVRKFLFHRITFLFLAILVQLLVLIGIILKFNEYFIFFYGGSILISMAAVLGIINNHINPAYKIAWIIPILLFPIIGGMFYIFFGGKKLGKRAKNRMISIGNKTRKALASQESILEEMESENETAANQSRYLQDYAYFPPYRNTITKYFPSGEMKFEKLKEELRKAEYYIFLEYFIIEEGEMWNSILDILVEKASEGVDVRVIYDDVGCLFTLPYRYDTKLEEMGIKCCVFNPLIPILSPMINNRDHRKLTIIDGHTGFTGGSNLADEYINKVEKYGHWKDSAIMLKGEAVWSMTVMFLSMWSYLRGIEENLEEFKYDNNLLEDNSKNGDGYIQPFADSPLDDETVGEIVYLNLINKAKKYVYITTPYLIINNEMVTALSSAAKGGVDIRIITPHCADKWYVHAVTRSYYRILIESGVKIYEYLPGFIHSKNYISDDNYGVVGTINMDYRSLYLHFECGVWMYDCNTIIEMKEDFLNTLKVCKEITMEDFEDIKWYKALGSSVLRLFSPLM; encoded by the coding sequence ATGAAATTTGTTAGAAAGTTTTTGTTTCACAGAATTACTTTCTTATTTCTTGCAATACTAGTACAGCTGCTAGTTTTGATAGGAATAATCTTGAAATTTAATGAATACTTTATCTTTTTCTATGGGGGAAGTATACTTATCAGCATGGCTGCAGTATTAGGAATTATAAATAATCATATTAATCCCGCATATAAGATTGCATGGATTATACCTATACTATTATTTCCAATCATTGGAGGTATGTTTTATATCTTCTTTGGTGGTAAAAAGTTGGGTAAACGTGCAAAAAATAGAATGATATCAATCGGAAATAAAACAAGAAAAGCATTAGCATCTCAAGAATCTATTTTAGAAGAAATGGAATCAGAAAATGAAACTGCTGCTAATCAATCAAGATATCTTCAGGATTATGCCTATTTTCCACCATATCGCAATACAATAACAAAATATTTTCCAAGCGGTGAGATGAAGTTTGAAAAGTTAAAGGAAGAATTAAGAAAGGCAGAGTATTATATCTTTTTAGAGTACTTTATTATTGAAGAAGGTGAGATGTGGAATAGTATACTTGATATATTAGTAGAAAAGGCGTCAGAGGGTGTAGATGTTAGAGTTATATATGATGATGTAGGCTGTTTATTTACCTTACCTTATAGATATGATACAAAGCTTGAAGAGATGGGAATTAAGTGTTGTGTTTTCAATCCCTTAATCCCTATATTATCTCCTATGATCAACAATCGTGATCATCGTAAACTCACAATCATTGATGGTCATACAGGATTTACAGGAGGATCTAATTTAGCAGATGAATATATAAATAAGGTCGAAAAATATGGGCATTGGAAGGATTCTGCTATTATGCTTAAGGGAGAAGCTGTCTGGAGTATGACTGTAATGTTCTTATCCATGTGGAGTTATCTTAGAGGAATCGAAGAGAATTTAGAAGAATTTAAGTACGATAATAATCTATTAGAGGATAATTCAAAGAACGGAGATGGATATATTCAGCCCTTTGCAGATAGTCCCTTAGATGATGAAACTGTTGGAGAGATAGTCTATCTTAATCTAATTAATAAAGCCAAAAAATATGTCTATATCACAACACCTTATCTGATTATCAATAATGAGATGGTAACAGCACTATCATCAGCCGCTAAGGGAGGGGTTGATATTCGTATAATTACTCCTCATTGTGCAGATAAATGGTATGTTCATGCGGTTACCAGGTCCTATTATAGGATTCTTATTGAAAGCGGAGTAAAAATCTATGAGTATCTCCCAGGCTTTATCCATTCAAAAAACTACATATCAGATGATAATTATGGAGTTGTTGGCACTATAAATATGGATTATAGAAGTCTATACTTACACTTTGAATGTGGGGTTTGGATGTATGATTGTAACACTATTATTGAAATGAAAGAAGATTTTCTTAATACCTTAAAGGTCTGTAAAGAGATTACTATGGAAGATTTTGAGGATATTAAGTGGTATAAAGCGTTAGGAAGTTCAGTATTACGCCTCTTCTCTCCATTAATGTAA
- a CDS encoding AIR synthase family protein, with translation MKAGKIDIGNLKELILDKISASHQDVLVRPKIGEDSTVIDFGEFVAVMSTDPITGVKEGMGSLAVNVACNDIAANGAKAIGIQQALLVPPSTSEEEIVAIIQDINQAAQDLGIDILGGHTEITDIVNQPLVVCTAIGKTTKDKYVTSSGAKVGDDIVVTKWSGLEGTAILANDYYDKLLELGIDESLLKEGQELIEDLSVIPEGLIGAEFGVNAMHDVTEGGLYGSVFELSIAAEVGFEIEEDLVPLHPATKAIADKLQINPYQLIGSGMMILTSERGKELVRELELAGIKATIIGKIIKEDRVVNTKEVQVKMTNAPQDELWRFLAEN, from the coding sequence GATTTTAGATAAAATTTCAGCAAGCCATCAAGATGTATTGGTTAGACCAAAGATTGGAGAAGATTCAACAGTTATCGACTTTGGAGAGTTTGTAGCTGTAATGTCTACAGATCCTATTACTGGGGTGAAAGAGGGGATGGGGAGTTTAGCTGTTAATGTAGCTTGTAATGATATCGCAGCTAATGGAGCTAAGGCTATTGGGATTCAACAAGCCCTATTGGTTCCTCCATCTACCAGTGAAGAGGAGATTGTAGCTATTATTCAAGATATCAATCAGGCTGCTCAAGATTTAGGAATAGATATCTTGGGAGGGCATACTGAGATAACTGATATAGTCAATCAGCCTTTGGTAGTCTGTACTGCTATTGGCAAGACGACTAAGGATAAGTATGTAACCTCTTCTGGTGCCAAAGTTGGTGATGATATTGTAGTAACTAAGTGGTCAGGGCTTGAGGGAACTGCTATTTTGGCTAATGATTATTATGATAAGTTATTAGAATTAGGAATTGATGAAAGTTTATTGAAAGAAGGACAAGAATTAATTGAAGATTTAAGTGTAATTCCTGAAGGGTTAATAGGAGCAGAGTTTGGAGTTAATGCTATGCATGACGTAACAGAGGGTGGTTTATATGGGTCGGTCTTTGAACTCTCTATTGCAGCAGAGGTTGGTTTTGAGATAGAGGAGGATTTGGTACCTCTACATCCAGCTACAAAGGCTATTGCTGATAAGCTTCAGATTAACCCCTATCAATTAATTGGTTCAGGGATGATGATTTTAACCAGTGAACGTGGTAAAGAGTTGGTTAGAGAGTTGGAGTTGGCAGGGATTAAGGCTACCATTATCGGTAAGATTATTAAAGAAGATAGAGTAGTCAATACTAAAGAGGTTCAGGTTAAAATGACTAATGCACCCCAAGATGAATTATGGAGATTTTTAGCAGAAAATTAA